TAAATCCGGAATCCACAGTACAACGATCAGGCTTAGAAAAAGCAGGATGAATATCTTTAACCCGACCGGCTCATACTTTATAAAATTTTTATCTAAAACGTTGGCTACAAAGGTCACTATGATGAACACACCGGGATAGTTTTTATCAAAAGGGGTCCGAACCACAGCGATCAGCCCTTCGGTCGTAGCCCCCAGAATAACTATTTTATCTTTAAATTTTTCTAAGGATTGTAAGTCCGACGACCCTTCAAATTTCCCTTCGAGTACCTCTATAAAACGAACCGTCTTAAAGCCTCTTCCTTTTCCTGTTGCGGCATCATAACCGGCACGAAAATTGAGGATCATCTCCCCCACATCATTCACCGGAATACTCCCCTTTTCCCTTTTGCTCAAACGATCCCGGAGCACGACCATATCTTCCCTGGGATGCGGCTCCCAGTTAATATCCATGAACTCTTTGGCCAACTCGAGACCCAAAAACGGAATATGCTGATGCTCAAACGTGACAAAGAGTAGAGGGTCTTCTGAGGAGGATGAGTCCCGTTTCCTATTCATCATTTTTTTCCACAAAGCGATCTTTAACCGTATACGATAGCTCTCCCGCAAATGTTCGAATCTCTAGTTCGTTCCCTTCTAAGGAAGATTTTGAGAGGGGTTTTAATTTCAGTGAAAAGTCTGCCCGGAGATTGGTAAGGATGAC
The genomic region above belongs to Candidatus Limnocylindrales bacterium and contains:
- a CDS encoding CHASE2 domain-containing protein gives rise to the protein MMNRKRDSSSSEDPLLFVTFEHQHIPFLGLELAKEFMDINWEPHPREDMVVLRDRLSKREKGSIPVNDVGEMILNFRAGYDAATGKGRGFKTVRFIEVLEGKFEGSSDLQSLEKFKDKIVILGATTEGLIAVVRTPFDKNYPGVFIIVTFVANVLDKNFIKYEPVGLKIFILLFLSLIVVLWIPDLKPQLGILVTLFLWFLYVVGAYGAFTYLGRWF